In Archangium violaceum, the following are encoded in one genomic region:
- a CDS encoding sulfite exporter TauE/SafE family protein — MPIAMDRGMTAALPVLQSLFGQILPAPVVVAGAAGALMVGVTGSVHCLLMCGPLACAGLPGVKGPERWRAVLAYQSARVGAYALMGGLLGALGGGVTRALAVSTRPWLPWVMAAALVASALELGKRLRPLPGLSHLAGAITRAGAKFSLLSRSGAMGAVTPLLPCGLLYGVYAAALTSGSLGGGALLLGAFALGGLPALLGAQLQTGLWQRQPRVAAFVLKRAVPLVAAAVLIYRAVGDTARHMSCH; from the coding sequence ATGCCCATTGCGATGGACCGGGGCATGACCGCGGCCCTTCCCGTTCTCCAGAGCCTCTTCGGACAGATCCTTCCGGCCCCCGTGGTGGTGGCGGGCGCCGCGGGCGCGTTGATGGTGGGCGTCACCGGCAGCGTGCACTGCCTCCTCATGTGCGGGCCACTGGCCTGCGCGGGATTGCCGGGCGTGAAGGGCCCGGAGAGGTGGCGCGCGGTGCTCGCCTATCAGAGCGCGCGCGTGGGGGCGTACGCGCTGATGGGCGGCCTGCTGGGCGCGCTGGGCGGAGGGGTGACCCGCGCGCTCGCGGTGTCGACGCGGCCCTGGCTGCCCTGGGTGATGGCGGCGGCGCTGGTGGCCTCGGCGCTGGAGCTGGGGAAGCGTTTGCGCCCGCTGCCGGGGCTGTCACACCTGGCGGGCGCCATCACCCGGGCGGGCGCAAAGTTTTCGCTTTTGAGCAGATCGGGCGCAATGGGTGCGGTAACGCCGCTGTTGCCGTGCGGCCTGCTCTACGGCGTGTACGCGGCGGCGCTGACGAGTGGCTCCCTGGGAGGAGGGGCGTTGCTGCTGGGGGCGTTCGCGCTGGGCGGGCTGCCGGCGCTGCTGGGCGCACAGCTGCAAACGGGCCTCTGGCAGAGGCAGCCGCGCGTGGCGGCGTTCGTGCTGAAGCGCGCGGTGCCGCTGGTGGCCGCGGCGGTGCTCATCTACCGGGCCGTGGGCGACACAGCGCGTCACATGAGCTGCCACTAG